One stretch of Toxoplasma gondii ME49 chromosome XI, whole genome shotgun sequence DNA includes these proteins:
- a CDS encoding WD domain, G-beta repeat-containing protein (encoded by transcript TGME49_316620), giving the protein MTSAATTPQPAEASSTSRLYRRASCFSSRASRSFSPSLLCESRAEDRFIAPPSLSLLHRLRSAVKQPSLSTSLISPSASRNRLGRHSSSPGNASALPVSPSSPSSPSSSSSSSSSFQGERGVKSEAKREGRARRGAGRQLELQELQAHEAYRRLLCASLLPTLSAEVKSRRSGEEDLLDSSSQGVSDREAPRETAERRHTPRRAAPSSPASTPRRRVKHLLSPTCSLPSKVRKRFHLLDLAGEATPESLSPSSFFADENARPASEVSSRLSHSPGDPRGRPSRRRSLQEEQERQEGEHERERERDCGEEGDSFFASPLGMATVWDECGDDRVEEPFLGSDEDSCEEEEDQSNQSAAVPQRPYRTLPAPDLLDDFYLNLVDWSRANLLAVALKSKLFLWSPQPRHFADGRQARLLFSASGTSIPLADGGEGREDGVVCVKFSPQFSSLLLVGFRSGLAEIWDVHAEKKLRSLRGHASRCTVAAWTPSQLTVATGARDQRILIRDLRLASPYVSCLTGHGSELCGLQVSPSETLLASGGNDNLLCVWDFRSLPFSSPVSASPVSASSVSAPATARWGTVSSLFASSVSALYGAGGRLGSRDVFSERLRKPLSPLAVPASQSAGFPLSSAASLASWAAVRERQNSFLDRSYAFQASGATVPTVGSGGVSFVDSERGSLGLQARPSRSQRFGLPTFSSSSTPSFPAPLPVVPRVSAWQEDPGAPEETEEREAPDAREFRIGSSSSGSAVLFSSPTAAPSGWRGSSLLRAPDSLPDTSLRLSPFQVWTSSLSLFGAEERCPFEREANDAGTRGRGLFSLPETHAGFETTLSSHMSSPFVSTVPAASALLSDRTRQLFSPSLGTGAVASPYGSPFTAGGGSSSSRQLFAAPGRSRSTERDRTLSAFSSLPAPVPPVAPAFGDTLFSGRERRETLRPAGTLGLATSARSFPGAQLAPAPGAPRRGAPRDARPGAGALARDKRDRSRSTPLFAYEEHSAAVKAVAWSPHASGLLASGGGTADRHVRFWNTNVATTSSVHRFDVGCQVCNLCFSPHSEELLSTHGFSLNQVFVWSYSPRLLSSSAASYARPSFLASSPSSLPDASLISAFSSPCLSTAAVERPMGKTATLSGHTARVLFVAVSPCGRRAVTGAGKGDETLKFWKVFQGNAGAKHRTQGEPFDDFFSRGLRASGRRSRARWAGNRETDENEDTEYTREQEEEDIDAWR; this is encoded by the exons ATGACTAGCGCAGCCACAACGCCTCAGCCTGCTGAGGCGTCCTCCACCTCTCGTCTCTACCGTCGCGcttcttgcttttcttctcgcgcttcgcgatccttctctccctcactGTTGTGCGAAAGTCGCGCGGAAGACAGATTCATTGCTCCGCCGTCACTGAGCCTGCTCCATCGACTCCGAAGCGCAGTGAAGCAGCCTTCCCTTTCCACCAGTCTCATCtcgccctctgcttctcgcaaCAGACTTGGGCGCCACTCGTCCTCTCCCGGAAACGCTTCTGcactccctgtctctccttcctctccttcctctccttcttcctcttcttcctcttcttcctctttccagggagagagaggagtgaagagtgaagcgaagagagaaggtcgAGCGCGGAGAGGAGCAGGGAGACAGTTGGAGCTGCAAGAGCTGCAGGCTCACGAGGCGTATCGGCGGCTGTTGTGTGCAAGTCTTTTGCCGACTTTGTCTGCAGAAGTCAAGTCGCGacgcagcggagaagaagacctcCTCGACAGTTCCTCGCAAGGAGTCTCGGACCGCGAGGCGCCgcgagaaacagcagagagaagacacactcCACGCAGAgccgcgccttcttctccggccTCCACGCCCAGACGCCGAGTAAAACATCTGTTGTCTCCTACATGCTCGCTCCCGTCCAAAGTCAGAAAACGCTTCCACCTTCTCGACCTCGCGGGGGAAGCGACGCCAgagtcgctctctccttcctccttcttcgccgacGAAAACGCTCGACCTGCGTCGGAGGTCTCGTCCCGCCTCTCTCACTCTCCCGGTGACCCCCGTGGACGGCCCAGCCGCAGACGCAGTCTacaggaagaacaagagagacaagagggggaacatgagagagaacgagagagagactgtggagaggaaggcgactcgttttttgcctctcctctgGGCATGGCGACGGTCTGGGATGAATGTGGTGACGACAGGGTCGAAGAGCCTTTTCTGGGTAGCGACGAAGACTcctgtgaagaagaagaagaccaaTCGAACCAATCAGCCGCTGTCCCTCAG cgaccgTACCGTACTCTTCCTGCTCCGGATCTGCTGGACGACTTTTACTTAAACCTCGTCGACTGGAGCCGCGCGAATCTCCTCGCGGTGGCTCTCAAATCGAAGCTTTTTCTTTGGTCTCCACAGCCGCGACACTTTGCTGACGGTCGAcaggcgcgtctcctcttcagcGCCAGCGGAACAAGTATCCCCCTTGccgacggaggagaaggacgagag GACGGCGTGGTGTGCGTGAAGTTTTCGCCGCAattctcctcgctgcttctcgtcgGTTTCCGAAGCGGACTG GCGGAGATCTGGGATgtacatgcagagaagaagctgcgctCTCTCAGGGGCCATGCCAGCAGATGCACCGTCGCCGCGTGGACTCCCTCGCAACTGACCGTCGCAACTGGAGCGCGAGATCAACGCATTCTCATTCGAGACCTTCGCCTT GCGTCTCCCTACGTCTCCTGTTTGACCGGGCATGGCAGCGAGTTGTGCGGCTtgcaggtgtctccgtcggagACTCTGTTGGCCAGCGGCGGGAACGACAATTTGCTGTGTGTTTGGGACTTCCGCtcgctgcctttctcttctcctgtctccgcttctcctgtctccgcgtcttctgtctctgctcccgCGACTGCCCGCTGGGGAAcggtctcttcgctcttcgcttccagcgtctctgctctgtACGGCGCCGGCGGCCGCCTCGGGTCTCGCGACGTCTTCTCCGAACGGCTCAGaaagcctctctctcctctcgccgtccCTGCGAGCCAAAGTGCcggctttcctctctcttctgcagcttcgctCGCCAGCTGGGCCGCTGTtcgcgagaggcagaacagCTTTCTCGATCGCTCCTACGCGTTTCAGGCCTCGGGCGCCACTGTCCCCACTGTGGGGTCCGgaggtgtctcctttgtcgaCTCTGAGCGCGGCTCGCTTGGGCTGCAAGCGCGTCCTTCACGCTCGCAGCGCTTCGGTCTCCCGActttttcctcctcctcgactCCGTCCTTCCCTGCTCCGCTTCCCGTGGTgccgcgcgtctccgcctgGCAAGAAGATCCCGGCGCacccgaggagacagaagagcgagaagcgccGGACGCGCGAGAGTTCCGCATCggctcgtcttcttccggttctgctgtcctcttctcctcgccgacCGCGGCCCCCAGCGGCTGGAGAGGCTCCAGTCTCCTGCGGGCGCCTGACTCGCTGCCTGACACTTCGCTccggctgtctcctttccaaGTTTGgacgtcgtctctctctctctttggggcagaagagagatgtccgttcgaaagagaagcgaacgatgCAGGCACACGCGGTCGcggccttttttctcttccggaaacgcatgcaggcttTGAAACGACCCTGAGTTCGCACATGTCCTCGCCTTTTGTGTCGACAGTCCCTGCTGCCtcggcgcttctctccgacCGGACGCGACAGctgttttcgccttctctgggCACTggcgccgtcgcctctccctATGGATCTCCTTTCACAGCTGGGGGAGGCTCGAGTTCCTCGCGGCAACTCTTCGCTGCTCCAGGGCGAAGCCGAAGCACCGAACGAGACCGGaccctctctgcgttctcttcgcttcctgctcCGGTCCCGCCGGTGGCTCCTGCGTTTGGAGACACCTTATTCTCTGGCCGcgagcggagagaaacgctcAGACCTGCGGGGACGCTGGGCCTGGCGACGAGTGCCAGGTCCTTTCCTGGAGCCCAACTGGCGCCCGCGCCGGGCGCCCCCCGCCGCGGCGcgccgagagacgcgaggccCGGCGCCGGAGCCCtcgcgagagacaaaagagacaggagccgCTCGACTCCGCTTTTTGCATACGAGGAACATTCGGCTGCGGTGAAGGCCGTCGCTTGGTCCCCGCATGCGTCGGGACTTCTGGCGAGTGGAGGCGGCACGGCGGATCGACATGTCCGGTTCTGGAACACAAACGT AGCGACGACGTCCTCCGTCCACCGTTTCGACGTCGGCTGCCAGGTCTGCAATCTGTGTTTTTCGCCGCACTCCGAGGAGCTCCTGTCGACGCACGGCTTCTCCTTGAATCAAGTCTTTGTATGGTCTTactctccccgtcttctctcctcttccgctgcTTCCTATGCCcggccttctttcctcgcatcgtctccctcctccctcCCCGACGCCTCTCTGATCTcagccttctcctcgccgtgTCTCTCCACCGCGGCAGTGGAGCGCCCTATGGGGAAAACTGCGACTCTCTCAG gTCACACAGCGCGTGTATTGTTCGTAGCCGTTTCGCCCTGCGGCCGCCGCGCCGTGACGGGTGCGGgcaaaggagacgagaccCTCAAGTTTTGGAAGGTTTTTCAGGGGAACGCAGGCGCGAAGCATCGAACCCAAGGAGAACCATTCGAcgattttttctctcgaggacTGAGAGCCTCTGGTCGGAGAAGTCGCGCGAGGTGGGCAGGCaaccgagagacagacgaaaacgaagacaccGAATACACCcgcgaacaagaagaggaagataTCGACGCCTGGCGTTAG